The Dioscorea cayenensis subsp. rotundata cultivar TDr96_F1 chromosome 19, TDr96_F1_v2_PseudoChromosome.rev07_lg8_w22 25.fasta, whole genome shotgun sequence genome includes a window with the following:
- the LOC120283287 gene encoding uncharacterized protein LOC120283287 has translation MAAMAMRLHPLPFIKPSPIPPRRALLLRPLLPPLALAIPRLRSPLASRFPRVNAVDSGAENSGGGEEKEDELRGRSTMPDRFRYLTKEVPDRPIRWPWFIALAFLVYTWRTVLWELSNWKKATLAIFHFVGYPFKLVFAFIYQFIGGPITGLITCIEFTLFFIRSTYLNIVAFTPVPELTRIILFTSTVLAIAEATVPDSVDSQPYLLMFSGLIGVGVIKGFVPEFLFFLLLPCMFCYSRFFKKRDDVSAALPSVAVLTAVGEPLVRFITIASYLTLAVIQHSRSSKESVTAEITSTRRRPPLPLLLAALAIGINISAKWIRHRHLTWMIV, from the exons ATGGCGGCCATGGCTATGCGCCTCCATCCCCTTCCTTTCATAAAGCCTAGCCCCATTCCTCCTCGCCGTGCCCTGCTTCTCAGGCCTCTTCTCCCTCCTTTGGCTCTCGCAATTCCTCGTCTCCGTTCTCCACTGGCGTCCAGGTTCCCTCGAGTGAATGCAGTGGATTCTGGTGCCGAGAATAGtggaggaggagaggagaagGAGGACGAGCTGAGGGGGCGGAGCACGATGCCGGATAGATTTCGCTATCTTACTAAGGAGGTTCCTGATCGGCCTATTCGGTGGCCATGGTTTATCG CATTGGCATTTCTTGTTTACACTTGGCGTACTGTTCTTTGGGAGCTCTCAAACTGGAAGAAAGCAACTCTAGCCATCTTTCATTTTGTGGGGTACCCGTTCAAGCTTGTCTTCGCCTTCATATATCAGTTCATTGGCGGTCCAATCACAGGCCTCATAACATGCATCGAGTTCACCCTCTTTTTTATCCGCTCCACTTATCTAAACATAGTAGCATTCACTCCTGTTCCTGAGCTCACAAGAATAATCTTGTTCACATCAACAGTACTAGCCATTGCTGAAGCCACTGTTCCTGATTCTGTTGACAGCCAACCATACCTTCTCATGTTTTCAGGCTTGATCGGGGTTGGAGTTATCAAGGGCTTCGTTCCAGAATTTCTGTTTTTCTTGCTTCTCCCCTGTATGTTCTGTTACTCACGCTTTTTCAAGAAGAGAGATGATGTTTCAGCTGCTTTGCCATCAGTGGCAGTACTGACTGCAGTTGGAGAGCCATTGGTGAGATTCATAACTATTGCTTCCTATTTAACTCTCGCCGTCATTCAGCATTCTAGGTCTTCCAAAGAAAGTGTTACTGCAGAAATTACATCGACCAGAAGAAGGCCGCCGCTGCCACTTCTGCTTGCTGCACTTGCAATTGGAATCAACATTTCAGCCAAGTGGAtacgacaccgacatttgacctGGATGATAGTGTAA
- the LOC120249407 gene encoding protein LHCP TRANSLOCATION DEFECT encodes MASIPCGFNLPISWRAVSSSSSSVETLRSPFISATRRLGWLRPSSLRSKLGHASSGFRATSWFNFRKDSEGAGIYGSQSRDDFDRDDVEQYFNYMGMLAVEGSYDKMEILLNQNIHPVDILLMMASSEGDKPKIEELLRAGANYDVKDSDGRTALDRAASDEIKEFILGFSVKNA; translated from the exons ATGGCGTCCATCCCTTGCGGCTTCAATCTCCCAATCTCTTGGCGTGCGGTGAGTTCTTCTTCGAGCTCGGTGGAGACGCTGAGATCTCCATTCATCTCCGCCACGAGGAGGCTTGGATGGCTCCGCCCTTCTAGCTTGAGGTCCAAGCTAGGGCACGCCTCCTCCGGCTTCAGAGCCACCAGCTGGTTCAACTTCCGCAAGGACTCTGAGGGCGCCGGCATCTATGGCAGCCAATCTCGCGATGATTTCGACCGTGATGATGTCGAGCAG TATTTTAATTACATGGGAATGCTAGCGGTTGAAGGCTCATACGATAAGATGGAGAttcttctaaatcaaaacattcaTCCCGTAGATATCCTGTTGATGATGGCCTCATCCGAAGGTGATAAACCGAAAATTGAGGAACTCTTAAGGGCTGGTGCCAATTATGATGTTAAGGATAGCGATGGAAGGACAGCCTTGGATAGGGCAGCAAGTGATGAGATCAAGGAATTCATTCTCGGGTTTTCTGTCAAGAATGCATGA
- the LOC120283998 gene encoding probable serine/threonine-protein kinase PBL23, translating into MGFFCCCFNSDAKEERSSRRSAKVRREGKTLHSLIHNISIESANQRHRTIAEEILQIGSGDTATRVFTFSELEAATENFADECLLGEGGFGRVYKGHLEDLNQDIAVKQLDRNGLQGNREFLVEVLMLSLLHHQNLVNLLGYCADGNQRVLVYEYMPLGSLEDHLLDLPPNKKPLDWNTRMRIAEGAAKGLEYLHDVANPPVIYRDFKASNILLDKGFNPKLSDFGLAKVGPVGDKSHVSTRVMGTYGYCAPEYALTGQLTTMSDVYSFGVVFLEIITGRRAIDTARSSGEQNLVEWAEPLFKDKKRFIEMADPLLEGNYPVKGLYQALAVAAMCLQQEASTRPLIGDVVTALEYLTISHNKSTLGMEESLPRSLSCASSEENVINETNEEKDAISSQQIEEEEEEEECHLSESKDEKDEVNHQGGSMELEQQHSDKVHS; encoded by the exons ATGGgcttcttttgttgttgttttaattcTGATGCAAAGGAGGAGAGGAGTTCAAGAAGAAGTGCAAAGGTTAGAAGGGAAGGGAAGACACTCCATTCTCTAATTCATAACATTTCCATTGAATCAG CAAACCAGAGGCATAGAACAATAGCCGAAGAGATTCTGCAGATTGGCAGTGGCGATACAGCGACTCGGGTATTCACATTCAGTGAGTTGGAAGCTGCAACTGAAAACTTTGCAGATGAATGTTTGCTGGGAGAAGGAGGATTCGGAAGAGTGTACAAAGGACATCTGGAAGACTTAAATCAA GATATAGCTGTTAAGCAGTTAGACAGGAATGGATTACAAGGGAATAGAGAGTTCCTCGTCGAAGTACTCATGCTTAGCCTGTTACATCACCAAAATCTTGTCAATTTGCTTGGCTATTGTGCTGATGGCAATCAGAGAGTTCTAGTTTATGAGTACATGCCCTTGGGCTCTTTAGAGGATCATCTTCTCG ATCTACCGCCAAATAAGAAACCGTTAGATTGGAATACAAGAATGAGAATAGCTGAAGGTGCAGCAAAAGGACTAGAGTATTTACATGATGTAGCCAATCCACCGGTGATATATCGAGATTTCAAGGCATCTAATATACTTCTTGACAAAGGATTCAACCCGAAATTATCTGATTTTGGTTTAGCGAAGGTTGGTCCGGTCGGAGATAAGAGTCATGTGTCTACTAGAGTGATGGGCACTTATGGTTATTGTGCTCCGGAGTATGCACTCACTGGTCAGTTAACAACAATGTCGGATGTGTACAGTTTCGGAGTTgtgtttttggaaataattacaGGGAGAAGAGCAATCGATACTGCAAGGTCATCAGGCGAGCAAAATCTTGTTGAATGG GCAGAACCATTGTTCAAAGACAAGAAGAGATTTATAGAAATGGCTGATCCCCTACTAGAAGGAAACTACCCTGTAAAGGGTTTGTATCAAGCTCTTGCAGTTGCAGCAATGTGCCTGCAACAAGAAGCTAGCACTCGACCATTGATAGGCGATGTTGTTACCGCACTAGAATATCTTACTATTTCGCATAATAAATCCACACTCGGCATGGAAGAAAGCTTGCCGAGGAGTTTATCTTGTGCCAGTTCAGAAGAGAATGtcatcaatgaaacaaatgaaGAGAAAGATGCAATATCTTCTCaacaaattgaagaagaagaagaagaagaagagtgtcATTTGTCTGAAAGTaaagatgaaaaagatgaaGTTAATCATCAAGGTGGTAGCATGGAACTAGAGCAGCAACATTCTGATAAAGTTCACAGTTGA
- the LOC120283506 gene encoding 50S ribosomal protein L6, chloroplastic, with amino-acid sequence MASLSASIPSCNLKSGFLGEMRGIRIPSSSTSRVGFWKKPVECKESRIGKQPIEVPSNVTIMLEGQDLKVKGPLGELSRTYPREVKVDREDSGLLRVSKALDTRRVNQMHGLFRTLTDNMVVGVSKGFEKRLQMVGVGYRAVLEGNNLVLNLGFSHPVRMAIPDGLKVKVEENTKIVVSGYDKCSIGEFAASIRKWRPPEPYKGKGVRYADEVVRRKEGKAGKKK; translated from the exons ATGGCGTCGCTCTCCGCTTCAATCCCTTCTTG CAACTTGAAATCTGGTTTTCTTGGTGAAATGCGTGGGATTCGCATTCCAAGCAGTTCAACAAGTAGAGTTGGTTTTTGGAAGAAGCCAGTGGAGTGCAAGGAGTCTAGGATTGGGAAGCAGCCCATTGAAGTGCCATCGAATGTGACTATTATGTTGGAGGGCCAGGATTTGAAGGTTAAAGGTCCTTTGGGGGAGCTTTCAAGGACATATCCACGCGAAGTGAAAGTAGATAGAGAGGATTCTGGATTGCTGAGGGTCTCAAAAGCTTTGGATACCAGAAGAGTCAATCAGATGCATGGACTTTTCAG AACCCTAACTGACAACATGGTTGTTGGAGTTTcaaaaggttttgagaagagaCTTCAGATGGTAGGGGTTGGATATCGTGCCGTGTTAGAAGGCAATAACTTGGTTTTAAATCTTGGTTTCTCCCATCCAGTTCGAATGGCCATCCCAGATGGATTAAAAGTTAAGGTTGAAGAGAATACTAAAATTGTAGTAAGTGGATATGATAAGTGCTCGATCGGCGAGTTTGCTGCTTCGATCAGAAAGTGGAGGCCCCCTGAGCCATACAAAGGGAAGGGTGTTAGATACGCAGATGAAGTGGTGAGGAGAAAGGAAGGAAAGGCTGGGAAAAAGAAATAG
- the LOC120249406 gene encoding conserved oligomeric Golgi complex subunit 5: MASPRILPSSPLQKLATFKDPAPIPPISSSSSSPLDAFASDPIFSAFLSPDFDSARFSSQALSSGSAAARAESLHEAIRLLQRHLRSEVLSRHPALLSSLSSLRSSSSSLSSLRASLQALHASLHRARLDLASPLRQARHHALQLSNLHSAADLLHHSARLLRLSSRLRSLLSLPSDRRDPAKAAELHHEICQLYDERGLEGISAVEAEMKWLLETGDQLRSEAMRAVEKGMDEGNQNDIWCGLQVFFNLGELGPTVDALLNKYKGIGVKSVGAALDMKAISAASSAGIGGPGGIQRSGTPQIGGRRRAGEALWERMGRCMDELHKVVTAVWQLQTVLSKKRVPFTQVLFLHEVWQEGDPLLTDRVWEALVKSFASQMKAAFTTSSFVKEIFTHGYPKLFSTVENLLERISRDTEVKGVLPALTPEGKDQLVMAIDMFQTAFLGACLSRLSDYVNSIFTVSGRGSIPSKDQISRVILRIQEEIEAVKLHGHLMLLVLREIGKVLILLAERAEYQISTGPEARQVTGPATPSQLKNFALCQHLQEIHARISSAIISLPPVAAEILSPSLGVIYGVACDSVTSLFQAMLDRLEACILQIHDQDFGTHGMDSAVDNNASVYMEEFQKFTVHFRTEFLSKLLPSSASRSETICTRLVQRMASRVLIFFIRHASLVRPLSESGKLRMARDMAELELAVGQNLFPVEQLGAPYRALRAFRPVIFLETSQLGGSPLIQDLPPSVILHHLYSRGPDELQSPLQRNKLTPLQYSLWLDSQGEDQIWKGIKATLDDYVMQVRTRGDKEYSAVYPLMLQIGSSLSDTSSSQ; encoded by the exons ATGGCGTCTCCCCGGATCCTCCCTTCTTCTCCGCTTCAGAAGCTCGCCACCTTCAAAGACCCCGCCCCGATTCCTCCGATCTCATCGTCCTCCTCCTCCCCTCTCGACGCCTTCGCCTCCGATCCCATCTTCTCCGCCTTCCTCTCTCCGGATTTTGACTCCGCTCGCTTCTCCTCCCAGGCTCTCAGCTCCGGATCCGCGGCTGCTCGCGCCGAGTCTCTTCACGAAGCCATCCGCCTCCTCCAGCGCCATCTCCGATCCGAGGTCCTTTCTCGCCACCCCGCCCTCCTCTCCTCCCTCTCCTCCCTTCGCTCCTCCTCCTCTTCGCTTTCCTCCCTCCGAGCCTCACTCCAGGCCCTCCACGCTTCCCTTCACCGTGCCCGCCTCGACCTCGCCTCCCCCCTTCGCCAGGCCCGCCACCATGCCCTCCAGCTCTCCAACCTTCACTCTGCCGCCGACCTCCTCCACCACTCGGCCCGCCTCCTTCGCCTATCCTCCCGCCTCCGATCCCTCCTCTCCCTCCCCTCCGACCGCCGCGACCCGGCCAAGGCCGCCGAGCTGCACCACGAGATCTGCCAGCTCTACGACGAGCGGGGCCTCGAAGGCATCTCCGCCGTCGAGGCCGAGATGAAGTGGCTCTTGGAGACCGGTGATCAACTCCGCTCCGAGGCCATGAGAGCTGTTGAGAAGGGGATGGATGAAGGCAACCAGAACGATATCTGGTGCGGGCTCCAGGTATTCTTCAACCTCGGTGAGCTAGGTCCTACGGTGGATGCCCTGTTGAACAAGTACAAAGGAATTGGGGTGAAGAGTGTTGGTGCGGCGCTTGATATGAAAGCTATATCTGCAGCATCATCAGCTGGGATTGGGGGCCCGGGTGGCATTCAGAGGAGCGGAACGCCACAGATAGGCGGCCGGAGGAGGGCCGGAGAGGCACTTTGGGAGAGGATGGGAAGGTGCATGGATGAGTTGCACAAGGTTGTCACTGCAGTTTGGCAGCTTCAGACTGTTCTATCAAAGAAGAGGGTGCCATTCACGCAGGTCTTGTTCCTTCATGAAGTCTGGCAG GAAGGTGATCCACTGCTCACTGATCGCGTCTGGGAGGCACTTGTGAAATCTTTTGCTAGCCAAATGAAAGCCGCCTTCACTACGTCAAGCTTTGTTAAGGAGATTTTTACTCATGGATACCCGAAGCTCTTCTCTACGGTAGAGAATCTTCTTGAAAGGATTTCACGTGATACTGAAGTAAAAGGGGTTCTTCCGGCCCTGACCCCTGAAGGGAAAGATCAATTGGTTATGGCCATTGATATGTTTCAGACAGCCTTTCTGGGAGCCTGCTTAAGTCGTCTATCAGATTATGTTAATTCCATATTTACTGTCTCTGGCAGGGGAAGTATCCCTTCTAAAGATCAGATTTCAAGAGTTATATTGCGCATACAGGAGGAAATCGAGGCTGTTAAACTGCATGGGCATTTGATGCTTCTCGTCTTACGTGAAATTGGCAAAGTCTTGATTTTGCTAGCTGAAAGAGCTGAATACCAG ATATCCACTGGTCCTGAAGCTCGTCAAGTCACAGGTCCTGCTACTCCATCTCAACTTAAGAACTTTGCGCTGTGCCAACACCTTCAAGAAATTCATGCACGCATATCTAGTGCAATTATATCTCTACCACCAGTAGCAGCTGAAATCCTATCTCCTTCTCTTGGTGTCATCTATGGAGTTGCCTGTGACTCGGTGACTTCCCTTTTCCAAGCTATGCTTGATCGCCTTGAGGCTTGTATTTTACAAATCCATGACCAGGACTTTGGAACCCATGGAATGGATTCTGCAGTTGACAATAATGCATCTGTTTACATGGAGGAGTTTCAAAAATTTACAGTTCACTTCAGAACTGAATTCCTGTCTAAGCTTTTGCCCTCATCTGCTTCTCGGTCAGAGACCATATGCACAAGACTAGTTCAGAGAATGGCTTCTCGGgtcttgattttcttcattcgGCATGCCTCTCTTGTTAGGCCACTTTCAGAGTCTGGCAAGCTGAGGATGGCAAGGGACATGGCTGAGTTGGAGCTTGCTGTTGGCCAGAATTTATTTCCTGTTGAGCAGCTTGGTGCACCATACCGAGCACTTCGTGCTTTCCGACCTGTTATATTCTTGGAAACATCTCAACTTGGAGGATCTCCACTCATTCAAGATCTGCCACCAAGTGTGATTCTTCACCACCTTTATTCTCGGGGTCCTGATGAGTTGCAATCACCACTTCAAAGGAACAAGCTCACACCTCTTCAGTATTCCTTGTGGCTTGACTCACAAGGCGAGGATCAGATCTGGAAAGGAATTAAAGCTACTCTTGATGACTATGTGATGCAAGTTAGGACTAGAGGAGATAAGGAGTACAGTGCGGTGTATCCTCTCATGCTTCAGATCGGATCATCACTGTCTGATACAAGTTCATCTCAATAA